From one Eleginops maclovinus isolate JMC-PN-2008 ecotype Puerto Natales chromosome 7, JC_Emac_rtc_rv5, whole genome shotgun sequence genomic stretch:
- the LOC134867382 gene encoding collagen alpha-3(VI) chain-like, translating to MHHLVDTGRSKRDLVFLLDGSDESRNGLPAIREFIRRMMEDLEIGEDKIRVSVVQYSNDNTVYLKLKTHRSKKAIIHAVRSLRHKGGRPRNTGAALQFVRDHVFTPSSGSRRLEGVPQILFLLTGGKSNDDVSQAALNLKEIGVLSFAIGMKNTNQEELQRIAFSPRFLFNLPVFGELLSIQPEIASFVKAEIRIEPPTIVGKKRRRFAFES from the coding sequence ATGCATCACCTTGTTGACACAGGCAGGAGTAAGAGGGACTTAGTGTTTCTCCTTGATGGGTCGGATGAGTCCAGAAATGGCCTACCAGCTATTCGTGAGTTCATCAGAAGAATGATGGAAGACCTGGAAATTGGCGAAGATAAGATTCGGGTGTCTGTCGTACAGTATAGTAATGACAACACAGTTTACTTAAAACTTAAAACTCACAGATCAAAAAAAGCAATAATCCACGCAGTCAGAAGTCTCCGCCATAAAGGAGGAAGACCTCGGAACACTGGAGCTGCTCTACAGTTTGTGCGAGACCATGTTTTTACACCTTCATCTGGGAGCAGACGTCTGGAGGGAGTCCCTCAGATTCTATTTTTACTAACAGGTGGCAAGTCCAATGATGATGTCTCTCAAGCAGCATTAAACCTCAAAGAAATCGGTGTTCTGTCTTTCGCCATTGGAATGAAAAACACTAATCAGGAGGAGCTTCAAAGAATTGCCTTCTCCCCCAGATTTCTTTTCAACCTTCCTGTCTTTGGTGAACTTTTGTCTATTCAGCCGGAGATTGCTTCATTTGTCAAGGCTGAAATACGAATTGAGCCCCCCACTATTGTAGGTAAGAAGCGTCGCAGATTTGCATTTGAGAGTTGA
- the LOC134866941 gene encoding collagen alpha-3(VI) chain codes for MPYRGGGTRTGLGLDFLIQTQLTTASGSRAVDGAAQVVVVLTDGQSQDDVAEPAQVLWLAGVEVFAVGVQDAVDSELREMGSQPHDTHVFSVESFLTLRDIIQDLVVGLCDAVTRSGGGPVANEAPMAGGGTAQDSADLILLIDGSENVGAANFPFVRDLALRIIERLDVGRDTIRVALVLYNGDPDIKFYLNSYDSKSSVVEAVKGLAYSGGVESNLGAALEEVAQSLLSESAGGRADENVPQMLLVISAGPSTDDTGAGDRALKRAGVITFGASVGDTATADLETVATDKTFVLSAPDFRAVASIGDQLFPYINGVVQRTIIVQNEFTEVVAVGKRDIIFLIDSTMGATIINSVREFIKRFVEIMPIGPDQVQVGVAQFSNAPRLEMDLNSYGSREELTAALSSIKPRPGQTVNIGAALDFVRTNMLLPEKGSRINQGTPQVLLLMTSKKSSDSVEAPALALQRMGVLTLAAGSKTAEEQELQKIAFAQSVAFYMRDFRQLIRNPKAIVDALSTLAGVVVTEVPTETVTVITVPTQRVVRDIVFLVDGSNYIGSSNFPFMRDFIINVVNQLDVAPDRVQIGLLQFAERPKIEFYLNSQSSRQDVVDKISQLRLSGGSVLNTGAAMNYALENMFRVSTGSRRKQGVQQVLVLITGGPAQDQVKSVADKLALAGVLTFTVSSGQADEALLRNVAFVPDLAYHETSFSSLPALAEVIMPKLITVVGDTDTISSTFPEETVVGGERDVAFLIDGTDSVRGDFEYIRDFIIKVIEPLDIGSDRVRVSVVQHSERPTPTFYLNTYQTKDEVIRAVNGMTLTGGRSLNTGTALTFMKNTILSERHGSRSAQNVPQFLIVLTGGRSRDNVKDPAGALKTDGVVPFGVGVRDADPRQIEAISHNPSFAFNVREFSELNTVPQKLNNYVSLPREQLTLVLQQVELESPQRDIVFLLDGSDDTQNGFPAMKSFVQKVVETLSVGENKDRVSVVQYSGDPQTHFSLNTYNEKENVLAAVQQLNHKGGGPLNTGAALDYVRKSAFLDSSGSRHHDGVPQILILLSGGRSHDDVASAAAALKQVKVVPFCVGTRTADILELQMIAHNPSYAFSVLRFDDIGSIYQQLVSFVKRVPRHQPRQKTQNALVSTDPAESIQHDIVFLLDSSDEMQNDFKAMTGFVERMVDKLNVDENKDRVSVVQYSRESSVDFFLNTHKTQKDVADNVRILKHKGGRPLHSGAALQYIKDNVFTASSGSRHQQGVPQILVLLTGGQSSDDVRNAINNLRGFGARVYVVGIRNADILEIQSISQEASHAFFAADSSDLSGIEQQIFSDIKSNATPAIIRKFYDPSRRDVVFLLDGSDDSQRRFPDIKDFVQKIVVELNIDANRDRVAVLQYSNDAVIDFDLRRYSTEDDVIGAVRGLSHKGGYPHNIGAALQYIKDHIFSPELGSRLLEGVPQILILLSGGRSEDDIRTPVRMLKDTGVITIAIGTTDADTLQLQTISHEPNYAVSITDYEELPTAKQDVLSLLRDASQRLERTASPKSFDSEKKDVVFLIDGSYDSRNSFEEIRGFVEKMVESFNLDENRDQVAIVQFSRDATVNFYLNSYSTKNDVLNFIRTIRHKLGRPLNIGKALEFVKDNVFADSVGGRSAKSIPQYLYVFSGGRSGDDVRGPAQSLKENGIKTFTIATKNADTLEMQTISFTPAHYFHVTNFNNLQSIPPSVEAALRGAQEITEIPTAIGKM; via the exons CACAAGATTCAGCTGACCTAATACTCTTAATTGATGGATCAGAGAACGTTGGAGCAGCAAACTTCCCCTTTGTGCGTGATTTGGCTTTGAGAATCATTGAGCGCCTCGATGTGGGCAGGGACACTATTCGGGTTGCTTTGGTCCTGTACAACGGCGACCCAGATATAAAGTTCTATCTAAATAGCTATGACAGCAAGTCATCAGTCGTGGAAGCTGTGAAGGGCCTGGCCTACTCAGGGGGTGTTGAGTCTAACTTGGGTGCCGCCCTGGAGGAAGTGGCCCAGAGCCTTTTGAGCGAATCAGCTGGGGGCAGGGCAGACGAGAATGTGCCCCAGATGTTGCTCGTTATCAGTGCTGGGCCATCCACAGATGATACTGGTGCCGGGGACCGGGCCCTTAAGAGGGCCGGTGTTATCACATTCGGCGCTTCGGTCGGTGACACGGCTACTGCAGATCTGGAAACAGTTGCTACAGATAAGACTTTTGTCCTGTCAGCCCCTGATTTCAGAGCAGTGGCAAGCATTGGTGACCAGCTGTTTCCATACATTAATGGGGTGGTCCAACGCACCATTATAGTTCAGAATGAGTTCACAGAAG ttgtGGCAGTTGGAAAAAGAGACATAATTTTCCTTATCGATAGCACAATGGGTGCAACGATCATCAATTCTGTGCGTGAATTCATCAAGCGGTTTGTGGAAATCATGCCAATTGGTCCGGACCAGGTTCAAGTAGGTGTGGCCCAGTTCAGCAATGCCCCTCGACTTGAGATGGATCTCAATTCCTATGGATCCAGGGAAGAATTAACGGCGGCTTTGAGCTCTATCAAACCAAGACCTGGACAGACGGTTAACATTGGAGCAGCCTTGGACTTCGTGCGAACAAATATGCTGCTGCCTGAGAAGGGAAGTCGTATTAACCAGGGGACCCCCCAGGTTTTACTGCTGATGACCAGTAAGAAGTCCAGTGACAGTGTGGAAGCACCAGCTTTGGCCTTGCAGAGAATGGGTGTGTTGACTCTTGCTGCAGGCTCCAAAACAGCTGAGGAGCAGGAGCTGCAGAAGATCGCCTTTGCTCAAAGCGTTGCATTCTATATGAGGGACTTCCGGCAATTGATTCGCAACCCAAAGGCCATAGTTGATGCACTCTCCACTCTAGCTGGGGTGGTGGTGACTGAAGTACCGACCGAGACAG TGACGGTGATAACAGTGCCCACTCAAAGAGTGGTGCGAGACATTGTCTTCCTTGTCGATGGCTCAAACTACATTGGCAGCAGTAACTTTCCCTTCATGAGAGACTTCATTATCAACGTGGTCAACCAGCTGGATGTAGCTCCTGACAGAGTCCAGATTGGTCTCCTTCAGTTTGCTGAGCGTCCGAAAATTGAATTTTATCTGAACAGTCAGAGCAGCAGGCAAGATGTTGTGGATAAAATTTCTCAACTCAGACTCTCCGGAGGCTCGGTTCTGAATACAGGAGCTGCTATGAATTATGCCCTGGAAAACATGTTCAGGGTATCAACTGGCTCACGCAGGAAGCAGGGAGTCCAGCAGGTGTTGGTTCTGATCACCGGCGGTCCAGCTCAGGATCAGGTTAAATCTGTAGCTGATAAATTGGCTCTGGCTGGTGTTTTGACCTTCACTGTCAGCTCTGGGCAAGCAGATGAAGCGCTACTGAGGAATGTTGCCTTTGTTCCAGATTTGGCTTACCATGAAACAAGCTTCTCTAGTTTGCCAGCTCTAGCTGAAGTCATCATGCCAAAGTTGATAACTGTGGTTGGTGATACAGATACAATTTCATCAACCTTCCCTGAGGAAACTG TTGTTGGAGGTGAAAGAGATGTGGCCTTCCTCATTGATGGCACAGATAGTGTTCGTGGAGATTTTGAATACATCAGGGATTTTATCATTAAAGTCATTGAACCACTTGACATCGGGAGTGACAGAGTGCGAGTCTCAGTGGTTCAACACAGTGAGAGGCCAACACCAACCTTCTACCTTAACACATATCAAACCAAAGATGAGGTAATAAGAGCTGTCAATGGAATGACTCTGACTGGTGGACGAAGCCTAAACACAGGAACTGCTCTTACATTCATGAAGAACACCATCTTGTCTGAAAGGCATGGTAGCCGTTCGGCACAAAATGTCCCTCAGTTCCTCATCGTTTTGACTGGAGGCAGATCCAGGGACAACGTGAAGGATCCTGCTGGAGCGCTGAAAACAGACGGGGTCGTTCCATTTGGTGTTGGTGTCAGGGATGCAGACCCGAGGCAGATAGAGGCCATTTCGCACAACCCTTCCTTTGCCTTCAATGTGAGGGAGTTCAGTGAGCTTAACACTGTACCACAAAAGCTGAACAACTATGTGAGCCTTCCAAGGGAACAGCTGACCCTGGTTCTACAGCAAG TTGAATTAGAGTCCCCTCAAAGAGACATAGTGTTTCTATTGGATGGGTCAGACGACACACAGAATGGATTCCCAGCAATGAAAAGCTTTGTCCAAAAAGTGGTAGAAACACTCAGTGTTGGTGAGAACAAAGACCGTGTGTCTGTGGTCCAGTATAGCGGGGATCCACAGACACATTTCAGTTTGAACACctacaatgaaaaagaaaatgttcttgCTGCAGTCCAGCAGTTGAACCACAAAGGAGGCGGACCCCTTAACACTGGGGCAGCTCTCGACTACGTGAGGAAAAGTGCTTTTTTGGATTCTTCTGGAAGTCGGCATCATGACGGTGTCCCTCAAATACTGATTTTGTTGAGTGGGGGAAGATCTCATGATGATGTTGCAAGTGCTGCTGCGGCTCTAAAACAGGTCAAAGTTGTTCCATTCTGTGTAGGAACAAGAACTGCAGACATATTAGAGCTCCAAATGATTGCACACAACCCTTCCTATGCCTTCTCTGTGCTCCGGTTTGATGATATTGGGAGCATCTATCAACAACTTGTCTCATTTGTGAAAAGAGTGCCTCGACATCAGCCAcgacaaaaaacacagaatgcaTTAG TTTCTACAGATCCAGCTGAGTCCATTCAACACGATATCGTATTTTTACTGGATTCCTCAGATGAAATGCAAAATGACTTTAAGGCAATGACTGGCTTTGTTGAGAGAATGGTTGACAAATTAAATGTGGATGAGAACAAAGATCGTGTTTCGGTGGTGCAGTACAGCAGAGAATCctctgttgatttttttctgaacacacacaaaacacagaaggaTGTTGCTGACAATGTGCGCATTCTAAAGCATAAAGGAGGCAGACCCCTACATTCTGGTGCAGCTCTTCAGTACATCAAGGATAATGTTTTCACTGCCTCTTCTGGCAGTAGGCACCAACAGGGTGTCCCTCAGATTTTGGTTCTTTTAACTGGCGGGCAATCCAGTGATGATGTCAGAAATGCTATAAACAACTTGAGAGGATTCGGTGCGAGGGTATATGTGGTTGGAATAAGAAATGCAGATATCCTTGAGATACAGTCTATTTCACAGGAAGCCAGTCATGCTTTCTTTGCAGCAGACTCCAGTGATCTGTCAGGCATTGAACAGcaaatattttctgacatcAAGAGCAATGCAACCCCTGCTATCATACGGAAATTTTATG ATCCCAGCAGAAGAGACGTTGTTTTTTTGCTTGATGGTTCTGATGATTCTCAGCGAAGATTTCCAGATATCAAAGATTTTGTGCAGAAAATAGTGGTGGAACTCAATATTGATGCAAACAGAGATCGCGTGGCTGTGCTCCAGTACAGTAACGATGCAGTGATTGATTTTGACTTAAGACGTTACTCAACAGAAGATGATGTTATTGGTGCAGTAAGAGGCCTCAGTCACAAAGGAGGTTATCCTCACAACATTGGAGCAGCTCTCCAGTATATAAAGGATCACATATTTTCTCCGGAACTAGGAAGTAGACTCCTTGAGGGAGTTCCACAGATACTCATACTACTAAGTGGTGGAAGATCTGAAGATGACATAAGAACCCCGGTCAGAATGCTGAAAGACACCGGTGTCATTACAATTGCCATTGGAACAACTGACGCTGACACCCTACAGCTGCAAACTATTTCTCATGAACCCAATTATGCAGTCTCTATTACTGATTATGAGGAACTTCCTACAGCTAAGCAGGATGTGTTGTCATTGTTGAGAGATGCTTCTCAACGTCTAGAGCGAACCGCTTCCCCCAAAAGTTTTG ATTCAGAGAAAAAAGATGTTGTATTTCTTATTGATGGATCATATGACTCACGAAACAGCTTTGAAGAAATACGAGGCTTTGTTGAAAAAATGGTCGAAAGTTTCAATCTTGATGAGAACAGAGACCAAGTGGCTATTGTTCAATTCAGCCGTGATGCAACCGTCAATTTCTACCTGAATTCCTATTCAACCAAGAACGATGTGCTCAATTTCATAAGAACAATAAGACACAAGTTGGGCAGACCTCTTAACATTGGCAAAGCACTTGAGTTTGTTAAAGACAATGTCTTTGCTGACTCAGTTGGAGGCAGAAGTGCAAAATCAATCCCTCAATATCTGTATGTATTTAGTGGTGGGAGGTCAGGGGATGATGTCAGAGGACCAGCACAATCACTCAAAGAAAATGGCATAAAGACTTTTACTATTGCGACAAAGAATGCTGATACATTGGAAATGCAAACCATCTCCTTCACACCAGCACATTATTTTCATGTCACAAACTTTAACAATCTGCAAAGCATACCTCCATCTGTAGAAGCAGCATTGAGGGGTGCTCAAGAAATAACAGAAATCCCAACAGCCATTGGTAAGATGTAG